In a genomic window of Pseudoglutamicibacter albus:
- the aroA gene encoding 3-phosphoshikimate 1-carboxyvinyltransferase: MHSTLWLAPAKDGPLDAVVEIPGSKSLTNRHLVLAALADAPTRVVGALRSRDTDLMVEALSALGVGFEWVDSSTLLVTPLGEEALQERSPVSIDCGLAGTVMRFVPYVAALLRRPVTFDGDAAARVRPMDAVIAGLRALGADVAGGEDDFLPFTVTGSDRVAGGEISLDASGSSQFVSGPLLVGARLPRGLVVRHAGGAVPSPQHVEMTVETLRAAGVDASVGADGVSWSVAAGSISPGDVVVEPDLSNAGPFLAAALVCGGRVAIPRWPASTTQIGAEWERLLPRFGARVHREPDAFGTEQLVVTGGERISGVEADGLAELAPTAAALCALADGPSRLGGIAHLRGHETDRLAALATELSKVGSPTVETEDGLVISPTGELRPTVFGSYEDHRMATAGAIIGLAVDGLKVENIETTSKTMPDFPGMWSDMLSQKAIDFPGTEDPSAGQASVDTQGGGQ, translated from the coding sequence ATGCACTCGACGTTGTGGCTGGCTCCCGCTAAGGATGGCCCGCTGGATGCTGTTGTTGAGATCCCGGGTTCTAAGTCTCTAACGAACCGTCACCTGGTTCTGGCGGCGTTGGCTGATGCGCCAACGCGTGTGGTGGGGGCTTTGCGCTCACGTGACACCGATTTGATGGTTGAGGCGCTCTCAGCGTTGGGTGTCGGTTTTGAGTGGGTGGATTCTTCAACGTTGTTGGTCACGCCTCTGGGTGAGGAGGCGTTGCAGGAGCGGTCCCCGGTTTCGATTGATTGTGGGCTTGCAGGTACGGTGATGCGTTTTGTGCCGTATGTGGCGGCGTTGTTGCGTAGGCCAGTGACGTTTGATGGGGATGCGGCTGCTCGTGTACGCCCGATGGATGCTGTGATCGCGGGTTTGCGTGCCCTTGGCGCGGATGTCGCGGGTGGTGAGGATGATTTCCTTCCGTTCACGGTGACCGGCTCTGACCGGGTTGCCGGTGGCGAGATTTCCTTGGACGCATCGGGTTCGAGCCAGTTTGTATCGGGCCCGTTGTTGGTGGGTGCGCGTTTGCCGCGTGGTTTGGTGGTGCGGCATGCCGGTGGCGCGGTGCCCTCGCCGCAGCATGTTGAGATGACGGTTGAGACTCTGCGTGCTGCCGGCGTGGATGCTTCGGTGGGTGCTGACGGTGTTTCGTGGTCGGTGGCTGCTGGCTCGATCTCGCCGGGTGATGTTGTGGTGGAGCCTGATTTATCGAATGCTGGCCCGTTTTTGGCGGCGGCGTTGGTGTGTGGTGGCCGGGTTGCGATTCCGCGCTGGCCTGCGTCGACTACACAGATTGGCGCTGAGTGGGAGAGGCTTTTACCGCGTTTTGGGGCACGCGTGCACCGGGAGCCGGATGCGTTTGGGACTGAACAGTTGGTGGTGACTGGCGGGGAGAGGATTTCTGGGGTTGAGGCCGATGGCCTAGCTGAGTTGGCGCCGACGGCTGCGGCTTTGTGTGCGCTGGCTGATGGGCCGAGCAGGTTGGGTGGTATTGCTCATTTGCGTGGGCATGAGACGGACCGTTTGGCTGCGTTAGCGACGGAGCTTTCGAAGGTGGGTTCGCCGACTGTGGAGACCGAGGATGGGTTGGTGATCAGCCCTACAGGCGAGCTGCGGCCCACCGTGTTTGGCTCGTATGAGGACCACCGGATGGCTACCGCGGGCGCGATCATCGGCTTGGCCGTTGATGGCCTCAAGGTCGAAAACATCGAGACCACTTCGAAGACGATGCCCGACTTCCCTGGAATGTGGTCTGACATGCTCTCACAGAAGGCTATCGACTTCCCCGGCACCGAGGACCCCTCAGCCGGCCAAGCGTCAGTTGACACCCAGGGCGGTGGGCAGTGA
- the hisN gene encoding histidinol-phosphatase: MTHTTDNPSLSGGSASHNTVASHDATALPDAATLADDLALAHELADAVDALTMERFGAADLYVETKPDATPVTEADRQAEQLIRERLSQARPGDAVFGEEFGSTGDSNRVWIIDPIDGTKNFMRGVPVWATLIALVEDGEVVVGLVSAPALGRRWWASVGGGAFTGASLDEARRIGVSGVTKLEDSSFSYSSLTGWKARGWLDGVLAISDTVWRTRAYGDFFSYCLVAEGAVDFAAEPELNLYDMAALVPIVREAGGVFTSLQGEDGPWGGNAIASNGLLHDAALDVLGTRGAERTPTPLPNHQHSAE, encoded by the coding sequence ATGACCCACACAACCGATAACCCCTCCCTATCTGGGGGTTCTGCCTCGCATAACACCGTTGCCTCGCATGATGCCACTGCCTTGCCTGACGCCGCTACCCTAGCTGATGATCTTGCGTTGGCGCATGAGCTTGCCGATGCCGTGGATGCTTTGACGATGGAACGTTTCGGCGCCGCTGATCTGTATGTTGAGACCAAGCCTGACGCGACGCCTGTCACGGAGGCAGATCGACAGGCTGAGCAGCTGATCCGTGAACGCCTTTCCCAGGCGCGTCCGGGGGACGCGGTGTTCGGTGAGGAGTTCGGTTCCACGGGGGATTCGAACCGGGTGTGGATTATTGACCCGATCGATGGCACCAAGAACTTTATGCGCGGTGTTCCGGTGTGGGCCACGCTGATCGCGTTGGTTGAGGACGGCGAGGTTGTGGTGGGCCTTGTTTCGGCCCCGGCGTTGGGCCGCCGCTGGTGGGCTTCTGTAGGCGGCGGCGCGTTCACGGGTGCTTCGCTGGATGAGGCTCGCCGCATCGGGGTTTCAGGTGTTACGAAGCTTGAGGATTCTTCGTTTTCGTATTCTTCGCTCACGGGTTGGAAGGCCCGCGGGTGGCTTGATGGCGTGCTGGCTATCAGCGATACCGTGTGGCGTACGCGTGCTTACGGTGATTTCTTCTCGTATTGCTTGGTCGCTGAGGGGGCCGTGGACTTCGCGGCCGAGCCAGAGCTGAATCTATATGACATGGCCGCGCTCGTGCCGATTGTGCGTGAGGCTGGTGGTGTCTTCACTTCCTTACAGGGCGAGGATGGCCCGTGGGGTGGTAACGCGATCGCCTCGAATGGATTGTTGCATGATGCGGCGTTGGACGTGTTGGGAACCCGCGGGGCGGAGCGCACCCCTACTCCCCTGCCGAACCATCAGCACAGCGCTGAATAA
- a CDS encoding fluoride efflux transporter FluC, translating into MSSPRRVTTAAWPIYMAVFFGGALGAAVRESLVLFGEAAQWPENLMILVVNCVASLFLGWATGMWDRGRGIGGNSAALRWRSFISPGFVGGFGSVSAVTLLASDIVGDLGVLSLHVGAALVCAGIGFWLARFWKPRGSYMRPELWTSGGDDR; encoded by the coding sequence ATGAGCTCTCCCCGTCGCGTTACTACTGCTGCATGGCCGATCTATATGGCCGTGTTCTTCGGTGGCGCGTTGGGTGCGGCTGTGCGTGAGTCCCTAGTTTTGTTTGGCGAGGCAGCGCAGTGGCCTGAGAACCTGATGATTCTTGTAGTGAATTGCGTGGCCTCACTGTTTCTGGGGTGGGCTACCGGCATGTGGGATCGCGGCCGCGGCATCGGCGGGAACTCGGCGGCCTTGAGGTGGCGTTCCTTCATTAGCCCGGGTTTTGTGGGCGGTTTCGGTTCGGTGTCCGCGGTGACGCTGCTCGCCTCGGATATCGTGGGCGATCTCGGTGTGCTCTCGCTTCACGTCGGCGCGGCCCTCGTGTGCGCTGGTATCGGTTTCTGGCTTGCCAGGTTCTGGAAGCCTCGCGGCTCTTATATGCGGCCAGAACTGTGGACTTCTGGTGGTGATGACCGGTGA
- the rsgA gene encoding ribosome small subunit-dependent GTPase A, whose translation MARREWSEEDVRIRPNKRGTRPRTKDRPAHADAVLAMVVGVDRGRYRCVLLDEPGAGASGSGSKKAQRARQKQVQAEGGRRIVVTAMRARELRRQAIVVGDRVRLVGDVSGREGSLARLVRVEERSSLLRRSADDSDQVERVIVANADQLVIVVAAANPEPRTGFIDRALVAASDAGIDAALVITKTDLADPSLLVETYEGLGVQVVTSGSAEHPDDVASRPLDAAAQQRLRELLDGRLSALIGHSGVGKSTLINALTDAERETGATNSVTGRGRHTSSSAVAAHLSGGDPGSWIVDTPGIRSFGMGHVDDENILNAFTDLVPATVDCPRGCTHAADEPECALDAWVAAGKAGPSGHARLASLRRLLASRQGDVNDEDLKTLGG comes from the coding sequence ATGGCGCGGCGCGAATGGTCTGAGGAGGACGTCCGCATCCGTCCGAATAAGCGTGGAACCAGGCCGCGGACCAAGGACCGGCCGGCACATGCTGATGCGGTGTTGGCGATGGTCGTGGGCGTTGATCGCGGCCGCTACCGTTGCGTGCTCTTAGATGAGCCCGGCGCAGGTGCTAGTGGGTCCGGGTCGAAGAAGGCCCAGCGTGCGCGCCAGAAGCAAGTTCAGGCTGAGGGTGGGCGCCGCATCGTCGTGACGGCGATGCGTGCTCGTGAGTTGCGTAGGCAGGCGATCGTGGTGGGCGATCGTGTGCGGCTCGTAGGGGATGTCTCTGGCCGTGAAGGTTCGTTGGCGCGTTTAGTCCGTGTTGAGGAACGGTCCTCGTTGCTGCGGCGTAGCGCGGATGATTCTGATCAGGTTGAGCGCGTGATTGTCGCCAACGCTGATCAGCTGGTGATCGTGGTGGCGGCGGCGAATCCGGAACCGCGGACGGGTTTCATTGATCGAGCGTTGGTCGCGGCCTCGGATGCGGGGATCGATGCCGCGTTGGTGATCACCAAGACGGATCTTGCTGACCCGTCGCTGCTGGTTGAAACGTATGAGGGGCTGGGCGTTCAGGTTGTGACGTCCGGTTCGGCCGAACACCCAGACGACGTCGCCTCGCGGCCCCTGGATGCGGCGGCACAGCAGCGGCTGCGTGAGTTGTTGGATGGTCGGCTGTCTGCCTTGATTGGGCATTCGGGTGTGGGCAAGTCCACGCTCATCAACGCCCTGACCGATGCTGAGCGTGAGACGGGGGCTACGAACTCTGTGACGGGCCGCGGCCGTCACACATCTTCGTCCGCTGTTGCGGCTCATTTGAGTGGCGGTGATCCGGGCTCATGGATCGTGGACACGCCTGGGATCCGCTCTTTCGGGATGGGGCATGTGGATGATGAGAACATCCTCAACGCGTTCACTGACCTTGTGCCCGCGACGGTAGACTGCCCGCGCGGGTGCACGCATGCGGCTGATGAGCCGGAGTGCGCGCTGGATGCGTGGGTTGCCGCTGGGAAGGCCGGCCCGAGCGGCCACGCCCGTTTGGCTTCGTTGCGTCGCTTACTCGCGTCTCGTCAAGGGGATGTCAACGATGAGGACCTCAAGACGTTGGGTGGCTAG